From Coffea arabica cultivar ET-39 chromosome 2e, Coffea Arabica ET-39 HiFi, whole genome shotgun sequence, the proteins below share one genomic window:
- the LOC113732793 gene encoding cell division control protein 48 homolog C-like: MRMGRRRQGTPGSGGKSSSSIFRKSLLRDIASCPIKNPSEDQLVSFLRSNYPRYERTKLRDFSRHVRNLLEETASNSRKSNSVINKDGDSSSESENDRSDRVQKRPRKLDKAEAKLQQMEMQHLINSRRHVGVEETGVSSVSPGSSEEEVSTSSSSSSDAIYGEEYEPEFDLMKSQLRDRYGEKGKGVGKRKGVAANVAVVEMEVVNNNSSKRNQKVDLVKEGRIEKRDWRKKGGGGENNDSDNGGAGVKGPKFKDLGGMSRVVEELKMEVIVPLYHPHLPQHLGVRPMAGILLHGPPGCGKTKLAHAIANETGVPFYKISATELVSGISGASEENIRELFSKAYRTAPSIVFIDEIDAIASKRENLQREMERRIVTQLMTCMDESYRIVKPADGNADSENSDARPGYVLVIGATNRPDAVDPALRRPGRFDREIVLGVPDEKARVEILSVLTSNLKVEGSFDLLKIARATPGFVGADLAALTNKAGNLAMKRIIDHRKDELSKENVDGEYAEEWWKHPWSLEEMEKLSITMADFEGAAKMVQPSSRREGFSAIPNVKWEDVGGLHLLRQEFDRYIVRRIKFPEEYEDFGVDLETGFLLYGPPGCGKTLIAKAVANEAGANFIHIKGPELLNKYVGESELAVRTVFSRARTCSPCILFFDEVDALTTKRGREGGWVVERLLNQLLIELDGAEQRRGVYVIGATNRPEVMDRAVLRPGRFGKLLYVPLPTADERGLILNALARKKPIDATVDLMAIGRDSSCENLSGADLSALMNEAAMAALHDKLLCENTSSDGTPWTIKDEHFKRALEKISPSVSDKQIQYYQVLSESFKAA, encoded by the exons ATGCGTATGGGAAGACGACGGCAAGGAACGCCCGGCAGCGGCGGCAAATCTTCGTCTTCAATTTTCAGAAAATCCCTGTTACGCGATATAGCATCCTGCCCGATCAAAAATCCTAGCGAAGACCAGCTGGTGAGCTTCCTTCGCTCCAATTACCCCAGATACGAACGCACGAAGCTCCGGGATTTTTCTAGACACGTCCGCAACCTCCTCGAAGAAACCGCCAGCAATAGTAGGAAATCAAATTCTGTCATTAATAAGGATGGTGATAGTAGTAGTGAAAGTGAAAATGATAGGTCCGACCGGGTGCAGAAGAGGCCGAGGAAATTGGATAAGGCTGAGGCGAAATTGCAGCAAATGGAGATGCAGCATTTGATTAATAGTCGTCGGCATGTTGGGGTTGAGGAAACTGGGGTTTCTAGTGTCTCGCCGGGGTCTAGCGAAGAAGAGGTTTCAACTTCATCGTCTTCATCCTCAGATGCGATTTATGGGGAGGAATATGAGCCGGAGTTTGATTTGATGAAGTCTCAGCTGAGGGATAGGTACGGTGAGAAAGGAAAGGGGGTTGGGAAGCGAAAAGGAGTGGCCGCGAATGTTGCAGTGGTGGAAATGGAGGTGGTTAATAATAATTCTAGTAAGCGCAATCAGAAAGTTGATTTGGTGAAAGAAGGGCGAATTGAGAAGAGGGATTGGAGGAaaaaaggaggaggaggggaGAATAATGATAGTGATAATGGTGGTGCTGGTGTTAAAGGGCCAAAGTTTAAGGATTTAGGTGGGATGAGTAGAGTGGTGGAGGAGTTGAAGATGGAGGTGATTGTCCCACTGTATCATCCGCATTTGCCGCAGCATCTTGGAGTGAGGCCTATGGCTGGAATTTTGTTGCATGGACCACCAGGCTGTGGGAAGACTAAGCTGGCTCATGCTATTGCTAATGAGACTGGTGTTCCCttttataaaatttcagctaCTGAATTGGTGTCTGGTATTTCAG GTGCATCAGAAGAAAACATACGGGAGCTATTCTCAAAAGCATACAGGACAGCACCTTCAATTGTATTTATTGATGAGATTGATGCCATAgcttcaaaaagagaaaatctGCAGCGTGAAATGGAACGGCGTATTGTAACACAGTTGATGACGTGCATGGATGAATCATACAGAATTGTGAAACCTGCCGATGGAAATGCAGATTCGGAAAATTCTGATGCCAGACCCGGTTATGTTTTGGTAATTGGAGCTACAAACAGGCCTGATGCTGTTGACCCTGCTTTAAGGAGGCCTGGACGGTTTGATCGAGAAATTGTTTTGGGTGTTCCAGATGAAAAGGCAAGGGTTGAGATTCTTTCAGTGCTTACAAGCAATCTTAAAGTCGAAGGTTCCTTTGATCTTCTGAAGATAGCTAGAGCTACTCCGGGGTTTGTTGGAGCCGATCTGGCGGCGCTCACCAACAAGGCTGGCAATCTTGCAATGAAGAGAATTATAGACCACAGAAAGGACGAGCTTTCCAAAGAGAATGTGGATGGTGAATATGCTGAGGAGTGGTGGAAGCACCCATGGTcacttgaagaaatggaaaagcTAAGTATCACCATGGCTGATTTTGAG GGAGCGGCTAAGATGGTCCAACCATCTTCTAGGAGAGAAGGATTTTCTGCCATTCCCAATGTGAAATGGGAGGATGTTGGAGGGCTCCATCTGTTAAGACAGGAGTTTGACCGATATATAGTTAGGCGTATAAAGTTTCCTGAAGAATATGAG gACTTTGGAGTTGATTTAGAGACAGGATTTTTGCTTTATGGTCCTCCAGGCTGTGGAAAAACGTTGATTGCTAAAGCTGTTGCTAATGAAGCTGGAGCAAATTTCATACATATCAAG GGTCCTGAGCTCCTCAATAAATATGTTGGTGAAAGTGAGTTGGCAGTACGGACTGTATTCAGTCGTGCAAGGACATGTTCTCCATGCATACTTTTCTTTGATGAG GTGGATGCATTGACAACAAAGCGTGGTAGAGAAGGGGGATGGGTTGTTGAGCGGCTTTTGAACCAG CTGTTGATAGAGCTAGATGGTGCTGAACAACGAAGGGGTGTTTACGTAATTGGGGCAACAAATAG GCCTGAAGTCATGGACAGGGCTGTCCTTCGACCTGGAAGGTTTGGAAAGCTTTTGTACGTGCCACTGCCTACTGCTGATGAACGTGGTTTAATCTTAAATGCTCTTGCAAGGAAGAAGCCCATAGATGCCACGGTTGACTTAATGGCAATTGGAAGAGACAGTTCTTGTGAAAATCTGAGTGGAGCTGACCTTTCTGCACTG ATGAATGAGGCTGCTATGGCTGCCCTTCATGACAAACTCTTGTGTGAGAACACGAGTTCGGACGGCACACCATGGACCATCAAAGATGAGCATTTTAAGCGGGCACTGGAGAAAATCTCTCCATCTGTCTCAGATAAA CAAATACAATACTACCAAGTCCTGTCTGAAAGTTTCAAAGCAGCATGA
- the LOC113732795 gene encoding DNA excision repair protein ERCC-1-like isoform X2 — translation MAEGDDREQPPQPPNSNDQRPKFVINIPSYEEAMESSQPRTVPSSFFEPSTSFSQAFNFLKNSDFYSPPPPPPPPQPPSSAIPRQIGQSEGPSTSSTPSFSAYAPVPSRNAILVSHRQKGNPLLKHIRNARWSFADVVCDYSLGQNACALYLSLRYHLLHPDYLYYRIRELPKNFKLRVVLCHVDVEDVVKPLLEVTKTALLHDCTLLCGWSLEECGRYLETIKVYENKPADLIQGQMDSDYLSRLNHALTTVRHVNKTDVVTLGSTFGSLSNIMDASMEDLARCPGIGERKVKRLYDTFHEPFKRVVPIRPSVPENSVHVNAEATSASENKEDDKEIEDANKKRKKESELAVKSALSVAFAKYSDRIGRKNNNSEKNETEEESIATVEANDEPMCIGKGPAGQ, via the exons ATGGCAGAGGGAGACGACCGAGAACAACCACCACAGCCGCCAAATAGCAATGACCAACGGCCAAAATTCGTGATAAACATACCCTCATACGAAGAAGCGATGGAAAGCTCTCAGCCCAGAACGGTGCCGTCTTCTTTCTTCGAACCTTCTACCTCTTTCTCTCAAGCCTTCAATTTCCTCAAGAATTCGGATTTCTACTCTCCGCCGCCTCCGCCTCCGCCTCCTCAACCTCCCTCTTCCGCCATTCCGAG GCAAATTGGTCAATCTGAGGGTCCTTCAACTTCCTCAACGCCGTCGTTTTCAGCTTATGCACCTGTTCCCAGTCGAAATGCCATCCTTGTAAGCCATAGACAG AAGGGAAATCCTTTGCTGAAACATATAAGGAATGCAAGATGGTCATTTGCAGATGTCGTTTGTGACTACTCATTAGGCCAGAATGCTTGTGCACTCTATCTAAG CCTTAGGTATCATCTACTTCATCCAGACTACCTTTATTATCGGATAAGGGAATTGCCGAAGAACTTCAAGCTTCGTGTAGTTTTGTGCCATGTGGATGTT GAAGATGTTGTTAAACCTTTGCTCGAAGTCACAAAAACAGCTCTGCTTCATGATTGCACTCTTTTATGTGGTTGGAG CTTGGAAGAGTGTGGTAGGTACTTGGAGACAATAAAAGTTTATGAAAATAAACCAGCAGATCTTATTCAGGGCCAGATGGACTCAGATTATTTATCACGG CTAAATCATGCTCTGACAACAGTACGGCATGTTAACAAGACAGATGTTGTCACTCTTGGCTCTACATTTGGG TCCCTGTCTAACATTATGGACGCATCGATGGAGGATCTAGCTCGTTGCCCCGGCATAGGAGAACGCAAG GTGAAACGGCTGTATGATACTTTCCATGAGCCTTTCAAGCGTGTAGTTCCCATCCGTCCATCTGTTCCAGAAAATTCTGTCCATGTCAATGCCGAAGCAACCTCTGCAAGTGAAAATAAGGAAGATGACAAGGAAATTGAGGATGCAaataagaagaggaagaaagaatCTGAATTAGCCGTTAAATCAGCATTGTCAGTTGCTTTTGCAAAATACTCTGACAGAATTGGTAGAAAGAACAATAACtcagaaaaaaatgaaacagaagAGGAAAGTATTGCTACCGTGGAAGCAAATGACGAACCAATGTGTATCGGCAAGGGGCCTGCAGGTCAATAG
- the LOC113732795 gene encoding DNA excision repair protein ERCC-1-like isoform X1, which translates to MAEGDDREQPPQPPNSNDQRPKFVINIPSYEEAMESSQPRTVPSSFFEPSTSFSQAFNFLKNSDFYSPPPPPPPPQPPSSAIPRQIGQSEGPSTSSTPSFSAYAPVPSRNAILVSHRQKGNPLLKHIRNARWSFADVVCDYSLGQNACALYLSFFTCSLRYHLLHPDYLYYRIRELPKNFKLRVVLCHVDVEDVVKPLLEVTKTALLHDCTLLCGWSLEECGRYLETIKVYENKPADLIQGQMDSDYLSRLNHALTTVRHVNKTDVVTLGSTFGSLSNIMDASMEDLARCPGIGERKVKRLYDTFHEPFKRVVPIRPSVPENSVHVNAEATSASENKEDDKEIEDANKKRKKESELAVKSALSVAFAKYSDRIGRKNNNSEKNETEEESIATVEANDEPMCIGKGPAGQ; encoded by the exons ATGGCAGAGGGAGACGACCGAGAACAACCACCACAGCCGCCAAATAGCAATGACCAACGGCCAAAATTCGTGATAAACATACCCTCATACGAAGAAGCGATGGAAAGCTCTCAGCCCAGAACGGTGCCGTCTTCTTTCTTCGAACCTTCTACCTCTTTCTCTCAAGCCTTCAATTTCCTCAAGAATTCGGATTTCTACTCTCCGCCGCCTCCGCCTCCGCCTCCTCAACCTCCCTCTTCCGCCATTCCGAG GCAAATTGGTCAATCTGAGGGTCCTTCAACTTCCTCAACGCCGTCGTTTTCAGCTTATGCACCTGTTCCCAGTCGAAATGCCATCCTTGTAAGCCATAGACAG AAGGGAAATCCTTTGCTGAAACATATAAGGAATGCAAGATGGTCATTTGCAGATGTCGTTTGTGACTACTCATTAGGCCAGAATGCTTGTGCACTCTATCTAAG TTTCTTTACTTGTAGCCTTAGGTATCATCTACTTCATCCAGACTACCTTTATTATCGGATAAGGGAATTGCCGAAGAACTTCAAGCTTCGTGTAGTTTTGTGCCATGTGGATGTT GAAGATGTTGTTAAACCTTTGCTCGAAGTCACAAAAACAGCTCTGCTTCATGATTGCACTCTTTTATGTGGTTGGAG CTTGGAAGAGTGTGGTAGGTACTTGGAGACAATAAAAGTTTATGAAAATAAACCAGCAGATCTTATTCAGGGCCAGATGGACTCAGATTATTTATCACGG CTAAATCATGCTCTGACAACAGTACGGCATGTTAACAAGACAGATGTTGTCACTCTTGGCTCTACATTTGGG TCCCTGTCTAACATTATGGACGCATCGATGGAGGATCTAGCTCGTTGCCCCGGCATAGGAGAACGCAAG GTGAAACGGCTGTATGATACTTTCCATGAGCCTTTCAAGCGTGTAGTTCCCATCCGTCCATCTGTTCCAGAAAATTCTGTCCATGTCAATGCCGAAGCAACCTCTGCAAGTGAAAATAAGGAAGATGACAAGGAAATTGAGGATGCAaataagaagaggaagaaagaatCTGAATTAGCCGTTAAATCAGCATTGTCAGTTGCTTTTGCAAAATACTCTGACAGAATTGGTAGAAAGAACAATAACtcagaaaaaaatgaaacagaagAGGAAAGTATTGCTACCGTGGAAGCAAATGACGAACCAATGTGTATCGGCAAGGGGCCTGCAGGTCAATAG
- the LOC113732794 gene encoding probable serine/threonine-protein kinase PBL7: protein MENSTISAPAIPEFAGQNHSQTHQNYHHLEPDHHHHHAALPSTTILLIVIPIFIVILLLAIFLLVIMLRKLQFHKSHGSTKSGSIISNKDCMFVAHSSINIGSSPDVKGGCLYGSSATNMAASKLRGVQVFTYKELEIATNKFSAANVIGNGGYGVVYRGILSDGTVAAIKMLHREGKQGERAFRLEVDLLSCLHSPYLVELLGYCADQHHRLLIFEYMPTGTLQQLLHSSNPQFGRTLNWGIRLRIALDCARALEYLHEYTTPSVIHRDFKCSNILLNQNFRAKVSDFGLAKIGSDKLNGLISTRVLGTTGYLAPEYASTGKLTTKSDVYSYGVVLLELLTGRIPIDTKRPPGEHVLVSWALPRLTNREKVVEMVDPALQGQYSKKDLIQIAAIAAMCVQTEADYRPLMTDVVQSLIPLVKILSSKCPSGSFRSVQSVSPRK, encoded by the exons ATGGAAAACAGCACCATTTCAGCTCCTGCAATCCCTGAATTTGCAGGACAAAACCACTCCCAAACACACCAAAATTACCACCATTTGGAACCTGATCATCACCATCATCACGCTGCTCTTCCTTCTACCACCATCCTTCTAATAGTCATTCCCATCTTCATAGTCATTTTACTCCTAGCAATCTTTCTATTAGTAATAATGCTTCGAAAACTTCAGTTCCACAAGAGCCATGGCAGCACCAAAAGCGGAAGCATCATCAGCAACAAGGACTGCATGTTCGTTGCTCACAGCTCTATAAACATAGGCTCAAGTCCAG ATGTCAAAGGCGGATGTTTGTATGGAAGCAGTGCAACTAATATGGCTGCATCCAAGCTTAGGGGCGTACAAGTTTTTACTTACAAAGAGCTTGAGATTGCTACAAACAAATTTAGTGCAGCAAATGTGATAGGAAATGGAGGGTATGGGGTAGTGTATAGAGGGATTTTGAGTGATGGGACTGTCGCTGCAATTAAGATGTTGCACAGAGAAGGGAAACAAGGGGAACGTGCCTTTCGATTAGAG GTGGATTTACTTAGCTGCTTGCACTCACCTTACCTAGTGGAGCTTCTTGGCTATTGTGCTGATCAACATCACAGGCTCCTAATATTCGAATACATGCCCACTGGAACTCTGCAGCAGCTTCTTCACTCTTCCAATCCTCAATTTGGTAGGACTTTGAACTGGGGAATAAGGTTGAGAATAGCACTGGATTGTGCTAGAGCCCTTGAATACCTGCATGAATACACAACCCCATCAGTCATCCACCGTGATTTCAAATGCAGTAACATTCTTTTGAACCAAAATTTCAGAGCCAAAGTTTCTGATTTTGGGTTGGCGAAAATAGGATCAGACAAGCTGAATGGTCTCATTTCGACGCGCGTGTTAGGGACCACCGGATATTTGGCCCCGGA GTATGCTTCAACTGGCAAGCTTACTACAAAATCAGATGTATATAGCTATGGCGTGGTTCTTCTGGAGCTCTTGACAGGCCGCATACCAATTGATACCAAGCGCCCTCCTGGAGAGCATGTCCTTGTGTCATGG GCTCTGCCAAGGTTAACTAACAGAGAAAAAGTGGTGGAAATGGTTGATCCAGCACTGCAAGGCCAATATTCCAAGAAGGATCTTATTCAG ATAGCTGCTATAGCAGCCATGTGTGTGCAAACAGAAGCAGATTATCGCCCTTTAATGACAGATGTTGTGCAGTCCTTAATCCCTCTGGTCAAGATTCTCTCATCTAAATGTCCCTCTGGTTCCTTCAGATCTGTTCAATCGGTCAGTCCAAGAAAGTAA